TGCAGTATATTCATTTACGTACTCACCTCTGACCTCTCGAAGAGATGAACCGCAAGGATCAGGGGCCAGAAGGGCAGATAGCGAGAAGGGTCGTTGAGTTACGTGCGCAAATCAATGTAATTTTGCCAAAACGTAAGCATCTTGATATTTATTTTATTATTGGCCACCTCTAATTATTTTTGTAAATAACTTCTTTAATAAAAAGTTCAGACAATTAACAACATATTTAAATCATTAATACTTAAGACGTGAGTAGTCTCCAAAATGTCTTGGGAGATCCAACGATCGGAAGCAAATTGGTACCAATTATTATTAGAGAATATAAACCAATTGGTTAATTACTATTTTTTAAATGGAAAAATAGAAGAAGTCTGTAGCGAATTATAAATTCTTCTGGTCCTAACGTACGTTAGCTCCCAACAATTAAAAAGGAGGACCATGTCTGAGAATGCTCTGTGCCTTTAGTCAGAGAGCATCGGTCTCTTCCTTTTATCTTGTTGAGGAAGAGAGAGAGATAAACATTTCTCTGGTGCTTCATATTTGTAAGAAGAGGGAGAGAGAGAGATGGGAAGGGCTCCTTGTTGTTCGAAGGTTGGTTTGCACAGAGGTCCTTGGACTCCCAGAGAAGACACATTGCTCACCAAATATATTGAAGCTCATGGGGAAGGCCATTGGAGATCCTTGCCCAAAAAAGCTGGTATTCATTTCAATTTTAATCTTCAAATTGTTGATGCTCAGATTAACATGTTTCTTGTTCTTTTAAGTTGGTAATGTTGGTGACTTATGTACGTATTCTAATTCTGTGTTTTTGTGAATGAAGGCCTCCTTAGGTGTGGGAAGAGTTGCAGGCTAAGATGGATGAACTACCTCAGGCCAGATATCAAGAGAGGAAACATTACTCCAGACGAAGACGACCTAATAATCCGACTGCATTCACTTCTCGGAAACCGCTGGTCTCTCATAGCAGGTAGACTTCCGGGTCGGACCGATAACGAGATCAAGAACTACTGGAACACCCATCTGAGCAAAAGGCTCATGAACGAAGGAACTGACCCGAACACGCATCAAAAACTATCCCAGCCTCCGCCGCCCAAGGAAAACAAGAGGAAGAAGAAGCAGAACCACAAATCCAAGCACAAGAACAAGACTGAGAAACGCTCATTACCTGAAAAGCCTAAGGTCCATCTCCCCAAACCCACCAGGATCACTTCCTTTGTTAACCTACCAAGGCAAGATAGCTTTACCACAGCTAGTACCAATGTGTCTTCTAGTCAGGATCAAGTTCAGGATCATATTAACAATATTATTCCTTGGTCTGATATCAAAGAGGGTGGGGCGGTCTTCTCCGTCGGTGATGGGTCGACGTCGTCGGATTTCGAGTGTGATCAGTCTCGGATAATACCTAATGTTGCAGCCGGTGGGGATGACCACAGTCTGGAAAATATTTACGAGGAATATCTGCAGGCCCTTCTGAAGACGACAGATCAAGATCAGAACTATCAGGTTGAGTTGGATACTTTTGCTGAGTCGCTGCTGATCTAAGTATAATAAGAATAAGAATGCTGTCTGCAAGCTAATAGGATTATTGTTCTCTCTCTCTTGCGCGCGCGCAAGGTTTAGTGTTTGAAATTGAATCTTAGGTCTTCACGTGCTTACCTTCTAGTTCTAGTCAAGGTTCTGTTTATGTTTCAATAATAACTTGTGTGTAGTCGATCCATCATGTTGAGCTTTATTAATGTATATGGTAGAAACCATGATGATGCATGGTGGAAATTTACAAAGAATCAATAATCAACATCCAATATAAGTCGATATGTTGCTTTAAAGTCACATCACTTACCATGCCCAAGTTCCGTGATTAATGACACAAATGATCTCTTATAGGTTAACCAGTCTCGATCACTCACAATCACACTCATGTACTCTAAATGGTATTATAATCAACATATACTTCTTTCTTTCTCCAGGCATATTCGAATTCATGTGTTGACTTAGGTCATTCAATTGTTAGAGGCTGTACAATTTCCATTGAGAAATATCAGTATCAGTATCCTTTAAATATCTTCTTCGATATTCGTCTTCCTTGGTTCTTTTCAACTTTGGTTTCATGAATTTTACCATGTCAGAATTTCTAGCTATAGCAATGTATTCTTTCTTTTGAGTTAAGATGCACAAATTTCACAAGGAACATATATGGATCTTTTCTTGTAATTAATAACTTCTGCTAATTTAGTAAATAGATTTGATACAAACATGTCCAACTATATATGACGCAAGACTTAACTTGTAACAACTTACATATTTACAATCAAATACTCGCGATCGTCATCGTACCATGTACTTTTGCTAATAGAGAATGTAAAAATTGCATATGTCACTATTAGAAGTGTGATGCTTAATTTCTTTCCCTTTTTTAGTTACTTTATTATAAGTTGAAAACAGTCTCGCACATGCTTATATCACACGACATGTTGTAAATCTCATGATATTTGTCGGCAACACTTTCCCCTATCATCTGTAACCGAGTTTCTAAGTGTTATATGTTATGTTTCGATCACTAGCTAAAACTTAAATATATTGTGTTGACAGCATCCAATGAATTGCTGATTCCTGTAATTAACTCTGTAATTAAGGAAATTAACCACTCAATGAAATGGTAAGTGTAAAATCTAGCTAAATTTAGCTATACCAAAGCCGGGCGGACAGAAGAAGCTCCGCTCTGTCATCAGCTTCTGAGAATATATGAACCTCTTGGCCTGGGAATATATATGCTTGTAATGTTAACAAAGCGAGTTGTGTTCTAGACTGGCTAGCTATTATATATAGAGAAATTTTAAATACACACCTTTAATCTCTTAATACATATATTTATTATTTTATGTTTCTATTGAGATTTTGTAGGTAAGTTAAATAACCAAAACAGACATCTATTATTAAAAAAAAAAATAACTCTAGAAGTATTCTTTTCAACGTCTTCTACCCTAAAATCGTCAAAAACATGTCTTCTCCCCTAACCCCAACTCTTCTCCACAATTCATTTGGGTTGTCTTATTTTTTTTTTTTGTATCTGTATCAGCTTTAGTTTGATCTTGCATATCATATTGTCAAGTGCTGCATCTTTATCATAACATGTTTTATTGAATAACTAGCTATCTATGTTCAATAGCTACTGTACTTCTACAGTTCTACTAGCGTGTGAATTTTGAAAACTTGTATTGGTGATTTGGAGTTGGGATATAACAATAATCATTTGATTATAAATTGAATGATGATAACCAAAAATTTCTAACAAAAATTAGACGAAATAATATGTAAAAATAGGTACCAAATGGTAAATATACATTAATTATATTAAATAATATAATATTTCATAAATTAAGGGCATTTTAGGCAGTTTGGGATGTGTATTAAGTATAATACTGAAAAAAAAACTTGATAGGTGGTGTATTAAGTAAGGGGTGTGTATTTAAAATTTCTCTTATATATATAATAATATAACAAAAAACAGAATGAGAAACAAAAAAGAGAATGAGAATCATCATGACCTAGCTAGCTACGCACATGAATTGTCTCTTCTTCCTTCTTCCTTGAATCTTCTCCGCAAAGATGTGGAAAGCGACAATTAGATTACTATAACTCATCTCATCAGGTCATGTCACTCTAGTGAGTGAATGCAATATAGGCATAAAACAAGAATCAGTTGTCTCCTTCTCCCACCTCTTTGCGAACAATTGAATTCACGAAAACATACCAAACAGTTTGGAAAGACACAAGGAGGTCAATCATTAGATTGCCTAAACGCCTATTAGAAAATTATCAAGATCAGTTTTCGATCTCCACCTTCTACTACCCTTTTCATTAGAAATTGAGAGAGGAATTTAGTGACATCTTCTAGAAACTACTTAGTTATTATGACGCATGAAATGGGAGAATTAACCGTTGGAACATTGAAAAAATAGGTGGGTCATTCCTAATTGTACCGATATATTTTATGATTAAAACTTAACACCTTAAAGGTGGTTAAGTTTGAACAATATCAGTATAAAGATGATCCACATCCACGTCCACGGGCCACGCTTGTCGCCATTTGACATTAACAACTGACATTACAACTTAATTAACATATAACACTTAGAAACTGTGTTTAATTACACGTCATCTACAATAATATTAGGTGTGTACTGTGTGATCGAAAATTTTGTCAAATCACTAATAACTGTGTTTAATTACACGTCATTTACAATAATATTGGGTGTGTACTGTGCGATTGAAAAATTTGTCAAATCACTAATTAATAATTCCTCGATAGCCGAAAAAAGGAATTAGTCCTTCTGTAAAAAGGCCATGTATATATCTGAAACTGTAGAAAGATTACCTAAGATGATGGAGTTACATGGTAAAAGATTAATCATTAGATGCATGTCATTGTTACGAGTGTGCATGTGTTTATGTTTTGTTCTATTATTGCCGTATCAAAAGTAACAATATCAACTACACTAGAAGAAGATTAATTTTCAACATGCGCATTATGTTTAAATAGTATTGACAGAAAAATAACATGTTTCAAATTGTGAGATCTTGACATATATCAGCAAACGACTATTGTAAAAGCTGTTGGATTAGACCTTTTTTTGGTCTGTACGTGTTCATTGGTTAGATGAGCTCGTGGCCAGCTTCTGTTCTGTTCCCAAATTGGTAGATAGATTGGCAGCATGCATGGTAAACTATATAGTCTGAAATGAAAACTCATAGGAAGATGGGGTCTCGATCAT
Above is a window of Fragaria vesca subsp. vesca linkage group LG7, FraVesHawaii_1.0, whole genome shotgun sequence DNA encoding:
- the LOC101306459 gene encoding transcription factor MYB12-like, with the translated sequence MGRAPCCSKVGLHRGPWTPREDTLLTKYIEAHGEGHWRSLPKKAGLLRCGKSCRLRWMNYLRPDIKRGNITPDEDDLIIRLHSLLGNRWSLIAGRLPGRTDNEIKNYWNTHLSKRLMNEGTDPNTHQKLSQPPPPKENKRKKKQNHKSKHKNKTEKRSLPEKPKVHLPKPTRITSFVNLPRQDSFTTASTNVSSSQDQVQDHINNIIPWSDIKEGGAVFSVGDGSTSSDFECDQSRIIPNVAAGGDDHSLENIYEEYLQALLKTTDQDQNYQVELDTFAESLLI